Proteins found in one Patagioenas fasciata isolate bPatFas1 chromosome 13, bPatFas1.hap1, whole genome shotgun sequence genomic segment:
- the RHPN2 gene encoding rhophilin-2 isoform X2: MTDALPPRGCQAAEAAEDGYFRKGCNPLAETGRSKLQNQRAVLNQQILRAVRMRAGAENLLRATTNNKVREQVLLELSFVNSDLQILKEELEGLNISVEVYQNTEETFSIPLVPLGLKETKEVDFTLPLKDFILEHYSEDSSEYEDEIADLMDLRQACRTPSRDEAGIEMLMSYFLQLGYVETRFFPPTRHMGVLFTWYDSFTGVPVCQQNLLLEKASILFNIGALYTQIGTRCNRQTQAGLENAVDAFQRAAGVLSYLKETFTHTPSYDMSPAMLNVLVKMMLAQAQECVFEQIGLPGIRNEFFTLVKMTQEVAKVGEVYMLVNTAMNQEPVKENIPYSWSKLAQIKSDHYKALAHYFIATILCDHELQSGDDEDQQEKAFSQLYDYMPEGLKVLTVLKDKVQRKQLGKAHLRKAIVCHEEALRVCGLCKKLRNIDVLQEVLTAAHKRSLLKYAQQETEDDFLSLIQAPDIIPKTEHKIETIAPQFSKVKVKDFFHRLGPLTVFSAKQRWTAPRTIRIQQEAEELGFSLKGGSPVQIYCLDPACSAASMGLKEGDYIVSVGGVDCKWLGVNEVLEKLKSVGEQPIDMEVISCQDTTSSMHSKSATYSVGMQKTYSLICLAMEEDKTDQTKKAPLKLPFLSWGTKNRQKAASTLCLPSAVAGSSQIKKKLSPFTLLNTESSLY, translated from the exons ATGACAGACGCTCTGCCGCCCCGCGGCTGCCAGGCGGCGGAGGCAGCGGAGGACGGCTACTTTCGGAAG GGATGTAATCCTCTTGCTGAGACTGGCCGAAGCAAACTGCAAAATCAAAGAGCTGTCCTGAACCAACAGATCTTGAGAGCAGTAAGAATGAGAGCTGGTGCTGAGAATCTGTTAAG AGCAACTACCAACAACAAAGTACGAGAGCAGGTACTACTGGAACTGAGTTTCGTAAACTCAGATCTGCAGATCTTAAAGGAGGAATTGGAAGGACTGAATATCTCAGTAGAGGTTTATCAAAATACAGA agAGACTTTCAGCATTCCCTTGGTACCTCTTGGCCTGAAGGAAACCAAAGAAGTAGACTTTACACTCCCCCTCAAG gACTTTATTCTGGAACATTATAGTGAAGATAGTTCTGAATATGAAGATGAAATAGCAGATCTCATGGATCTGAGACAA GCCTGCCGCACTCCAAGCCGAGACGAAGCCGGCATTGAGATGTTGATGAGCTATTTCCTTCAACTTGGTTATGTAGAAACCAGATTTTTCCCACCCACCAGGCACATGGGAGTTTTATTTACATG GTATGATTCCTTcacaggtgtccctgtgtgtcagCAAAATCTGTTGCTTGAAAAAGCCAGTATTTTATTCAACATTGGAGCCCTCTACACCCAGATTGGAACAAGGTGCAATCGTCAGACCCAGGCTGGACTTGAAAATGCTGTTGATGCTTTTCAGAGAGCTGCAG GAGTCCTAAGCTACTTAAAGGAGACCTTTACTCACACACCAAGTTATGATATGAGCCCAGCGATGCTGAACGTTCTAGTGAAAATGATGCTTGCACAAGCTCAAGAGTGTGTTTTTGAGCAGATTGGTCTTCCTGGAATACGCAATGAGTTTTTCACACTAGTGAAAATGACACAGGAAGTTGCCAAG GTGGGAGAGGTTTACATGCTGGTTAACACTGCAATGAATCAGGAACCAGTGAAAGAGAATATTCCCTATTCCTGGTCTAAACTGGCACAAATAAAGTCAGACCATTACAAAGCTCTGGCACATTACTTCATTGCCACCATTCTCTGTGACCATGAAC TGCAGTCTGGTGATGATGAAGATCAACAGGAAAAAGCTTTCTCTCAGTTGTATGACTACATGCCTGAAGGACTGAAGGTTCTCACTGTTTTAAAGGACAAAGTTCAGCGAAAACAATTAG GGAAAGCACATTTACGCAAAGCCATTGTTTGCCATGAAGAAGCTCTAAGAGTTTGTGGACTGTGCAAAAAACTTCGAAACATTGATGTTCTCCAGGAGGTTCTGACAGCTGCACATAAGCGCTCACTTCTCAAATACGCTCAGCAAGAGACGGAGGATGACTTTCTCAGCCTAATCCAGGCTCCAGATATCATTC ctaAAACGGAGCACAAAATAGAAACAATTGCTCctcagttttccaaggtgaaaGTTAAAGACTTCTTTCACAGACTG GGCCCCCTGACAGTGTTCTCAGCCAAGCAGAGGTGGACGGCTCCACGTACCATTCGCATCCAGCAGGAAGCAGAAGAGCTAGGATTCAGTCTGAAAGGAGGTTCGCCAGTACAGATTTACTGTCTTGATCCAGCTTGTTCTGCAGCA TCGATGGGCCTAAAAGAAGGTGACTACATTGTTTCAGTTGGTGGGGTGGATTGCAAGTGGCTTGGAGTGAACGAGGTGCTGGAAAAACTCAAAAGCGTGGGAGAGCAGCCCATTGATATGGAGGTTATCAGTTGCCAGGATACAACATCGTCTATG CACAGTAAGAGTGCAACTTACTCTGTGGGAATGCAGAAGACTTACTCCTTAATCTGCTTAGCCATGGAAGAGGATAAGACTGATCAGACCAAGAAAGCCCCACTGAAACTCCCTTTTCTAAGTTGGGGAACTAAAAACAGACAGAAAGCTGCAAGcacgctctgcctgccctcagctGTGGCTGGAAGTTCTCAGATTAAGAAGAAGCTTTCTCCTTTCACACTTCTGAATACGGAAAGTTCATTGTATTGA
- the RHPN2 gene encoding rhophilin-2 isoform X1, protein MTDALPPRGCQAAEAAEDGYFRKVGCAGCNPLAETGRSKLQNQRAVLNQQILRAVRMRAGAENLLRATTNNKVREQVLLELSFVNSDLQILKEELEGLNISVEVYQNTEETFSIPLVPLGLKETKEVDFTLPLKDFILEHYSEDSSEYEDEIADLMDLRQACRTPSRDEAGIEMLMSYFLQLGYVETRFFPPTRHMGVLFTWYDSFTGVPVCQQNLLLEKASILFNIGALYTQIGTRCNRQTQAGLENAVDAFQRAAGVLSYLKETFTHTPSYDMSPAMLNVLVKMMLAQAQECVFEQIGLPGIRNEFFTLVKMTQEVAKVGEVYMLVNTAMNQEPVKENIPYSWSKLAQIKSDHYKALAHYFIATILCDHELQSGDDEDQQEKAFSQLYDYMPEGLKVLTVLKDKVQRKQLGKAHLRKAIVCHEEALRVCGLCKKLRNIDVLQEVLTAAHKRSLLKYAQQETEDDFLSLIQAPDIIPKTEHKIETIAPQFSKVKVKDFFHRLGPLTVFSAKQRWTAPRTIRIQQEAEELGFSLKGGSPVQIYCLDPACSAASMGLKEGDYIVSVGGVDCKWLGVNEVLEKLKSVGEQPIDMEVISCQDTTSSMHSKSATYSVGMQKTYSLICLAMEEDKTDQTKKAPLKLPFLSWGTKNRQKAASTLCLPSAVAGSSQIKKKLSPFTLLNTESSLY, encoded by the exons ATGACAGACGCTCTGCCGCCCCGCGGCTGCCAGGCGGCGGAGGCAGCGGAGGACGGCTACTTTCGGAAGGTGGGATGCGCG GGATGTAATCCTCTTGCTGAGACTGGCCGAAGCAAACTGCAAAATCAAAGAGCTGTCCTGAACCAACAGATCTTGAGAGCAGTAAGAATGAGAGCTGGTGCTGAGAATCTGTTAAG AGCAACTACCAACAACAAAGTACGAGAGCAGGTACTACTGGAACTGAGTTTCGTAAACTCAGATCTGCAGATCTTAAAGGAGGAATTGGAAGGACTGAATATCTCAGTAGAGGTTTATCAAAATACAGA agAGACTTTCAGCATTCCCTTGGTACCTCTTGGCCTGAAGGAAACCAAAGAAGTAGACTTTACACTCCCCCTCAAG gACTTTATTCTGGAACATTATAGTGAAGATAGTTCTGAATATGAAGATGAAATAGCAGATCTCATGGATCTGAGACAA GCCTGCCGCACTCCAAGCCGAGACGAAGCCGGCATTGAGATGTTGATGAGCTATTTCCTTCAACTTGGTTATGTAGAAACCAGATTTTTCCCACCCACCAGGCACATGGGAGTTTTATTTACATG GTATGATTCCTTcacaggtgtccctgtgtgtcagCAAAATCTGTTGCTTGAAAAAGCCAGTATTTTATTCAACATTGGAGCCCTCTACACCCAGATTGGAACAAGGTGCAATCGTCAGACCCAGGCTGGACTTGAAAATGCTGTTGATGCTTTTCAGAGAGCTGCAG GAGTCCTAAGCTACTTAAAGGAGACCTTTACTCACACACCAAGTTATGATATGAGCCCAGCGATGCTGAACGTTCTAGTGAAAATGATGCTTGCACAAGCTCAAGAGTGTGTTTTTGAGCAGATTGGTCTTCCTGGAATACGCAATGAGTTTTTCACACTAGTGAAAATGACACAGGAAGTTGCCAAG GTGGGAGAGGTTTACATGCTGGTTAACACTGCAATGAATCAGGAACCAGTGAAAGAGAATATTCCCTATTCCTGGTCTAAACTGGCACAAATAAAGTCAGACCATTACAAAGCTCTGGCACATTACTTCATTGCCACCATTCTCTGTGACCATGAAC TGCAGTCTGGTGATGATGAAGATCAACAGGAAAAAGCTTTCTCTCAGTTGTATGACTACATGCCTGAAGGACTGAAGGTTCTCACTGTTTTAAAGGACAAAGTTCAGCGAAAACAATTAG GGAAAGCACATTTACGCAAAGCCATTGTTTGCCATGAAGAAGCTCTAAGAGTTTGTGGACTGTGCAAAAAACTTCGAAACATTGATGTTCTCCAGGAGGTTCTGACAGCTGCACATAAGCGCTCACTTCTCAAATACGCTCAGCAAGAGACGGAGGATGACTTTCTCAGCCTAATCCAGGCTCCAGATATCATTC ctaAAACGGAGCACAAAATAGAAACAATTGCTCctcagttttccaaggtgaaaGTTAAAGACTTCTTTCACAGACTG GGCCCCCTGACAGTGTTCTCAGCCAAGCAGAGGTGGACGGCTCCACGTACCATTCGCATCCAGCAGGAAGCAGAAGAGCTAGGATTCAGTCTGAAAGGAGGTTCGCCAGTACAGATTTACTGTCTTGATCCAGCTTGTTCTGCAGCA TCGATGGGCCTAAAAGAAGGTGACTACATTGTTTCAGTTGGTGGGGTGGATTGCAAGTGGCTTGGAGTGAACGAGGTGCTGGAAAAACTCAAAAGCGTGGGAGAGCAGCCCATTGATATGGAGGTTATCAGTTGCCAGGATACAACATCGTCTATG CACAGTAAGAGTGCAACTTACTCTGTGGGAATGCAGAAGACTTACTCCTTAATCTGCTTAGCCATGGAAGAGGATAAGACTGATCAGACCAAGAAAGCCCCACTGAAACTCCCTTTTCTAAGTTGGGGAACTAAAAACAGACAGAAAGCTGCAAGcacgctctgcctgccctcagctGTGGCTGGAAGTTCTCAGATTAAGAAGAAGCTTTCTCCTTTCACACTTCTGAATACGGAAAGTTCATTGTATTGA